A section of the Streptomyces sp. CG1 genome encodes:
- a CDS encoding CBS domain-containing protein, which yields MHHRTVEELMTRDVVRARRDTPFKELVRLLAENDVTAVPVVDELDRPMGVVSEADLLRKSADQADPSGRTPVPNLEAWERAKAEGSRAEELMSAPAVCARPEWSVVEAARLMESQHVKRLPVVDEADRLLGIVSRGDLLRIFLRRDEAIREEITGDVLRRTMGLDPRDVTVEVSDGRVTLGGIVEYRSLIPVIEQLCRRVDGVVSVAGHIDWRTDDARSPSGDN from the coding sequence ATGCACCACCGAACGGTCGAGGAGCTCATGACCCGTGACGTCGTCCGGGCACGGCGCGACACGCCGTTCAAGGAGCTCGTCAGGCTCCTGGCGGAGAACGACGTCACCGCCGTGCCCGTCGTGGACGAGCTGGACCGCCCTATGGGGGTGGTGTCCGAGGCCGATCTGCTGCGCAAGAGCGCCGATCAGGCCGACCCGTCGGGCAGGACTCCCGTTCCGAACCTGGAGGCGTGGGAGCGGGCCAAGGCGGAGGGCTCCCGTGCCGAGGAACTCATGTCGGCTCCCGCCGTATGCGCGCGTCCGGAGTGGAGTGTGGTCGAGGCCGCCCGCCTGATGGAGAGCCAGCACGTCAAGCGGCTGCCCGTGGTGGACGAGGCGGACCGGCTCCTGGGCATCGTCAGCCGTGGCGATCTGCTGCGGATCTTCCTGCGCCGCGACGAAGCCATCCGTGAGGAGATCACCGGGGACGTGCTGCGGCGCACTATGGGGCTCGATCCGAGGGACGTGACGGTCGAGGTGAGCGACGGACGAGTCACTCTCGGCGGCATCGTGGAGTACAGGAGTCTGATCCCCGTCATCGAACAGCTGTGCCGTCGCGTCGACGGCGTCGTCTCGGTCGCCGGCCACATCGACTGGCGCACGGATGACGCCCGGAGTCCCTCCGGCGACAACTGA
- a CDS encoding NADH-ubiquinone oxidoreductase-F iron-sulfur binding region domain-containing protein: MEAVEAAGLTGRGGAGFPTARKLRAVAERHGRAVVVVNAMESELASRKDQFLLTVAPHLVLDGAVLAAVAVGTDTVHVCLPRDRSTQYRQLSTTLDERNRARPDPLRLRLNALPHAYVSSESTSLVRWLNGGPARPQGSPPRTHERGVDRRPTLVNNVETHAQLALIARYGPGWYWQAGTPDKPGTTLVTASGAVAAPGVLEAALGTPVTTLLERAGGPTEPLRAVLLGGSAGTWLPAAHLDTSLVRRDLAPLGAAPGAGVLIALPRAACGLSETARMLAYLAAHSARQCGPCHFGLPAVAEDFPAPAAGRADPGLLSRLRNRTGLLPDRGACRHLDGAARLAAYVLRAFTDDVDHHLTHGPCPAVHQSPRIPVPAATPPETWR, encoded by the coding sequence GTGGAGGCCGTCGAGGCGGCCGGGCTCACGGGGCGCGGCGGCGCGGGCTTCCCCACCGCCCGCAAGCTGCGCGCCGTGGCAGAACGCCATGGCCGCGCCGTGGTCGTCGTCAACGCCATGGAGAGCGAACTGGCCAGCCGCAAGGACCAGTTCCTGCTCACCGTCGCACCCCACCTCGTGCTCGACGGTGCCGTGCTGGCCGCGGTCGCAGTGGGCACGGACACCGTTCACGTGTGCCTCCCGCGCGACCGCTCCACCCAGTACCGGCAGCTCAGCACCACCCTGGACGAGCGTAACCGGGCCCGCCCCGACCCCCTGCGACTGCGGCTGAACGCCCTTCCCCACGCCTACGTCTCCAGCGAGTCGACCTCTCTGGTGCGCTGGCTCAACGGAGGCCCGGCGCGCCCACAGGGCAGCCCGCCACGCACCCACGAACGCGGAGTCGACCGACGCCCCACGCTCGTGAACAACGTCGAGACTCACGCCCAACTCGCCCTCATCGCCCGCTACGGCCCCGGCTGGTACTGGCAGGCGGGCACCCCGGACAAGCCCGGCACCACGCTCGTCACCGCCTCCGGCGCCGTCGCCGCGCCAGGTGTGCTGGAGGCAGCGCTCGGCACACCGGTCACCACGCTCCTCGAACGCGCCGGAGGACCCACCGAACCCCTGCGGGCGGTCCTGCTCGGCGGCTCCGCCGGCACCTGGCTCCCGGCGGCACATCTGGACACGTCCCTCGTCCGGCGCGACCTCGCCCCGCTGGGTGCCGCACCCGGCGCCGGGGTCCTCATCGCGCTGCCCCGAGCTGCCTGCGGGCTGAGCGAGACGGCTCGAATGCTTGCCTACCTGGCCGCCCACAGCGCCCGCCAGTGCGGCCCTTGCCACTTCGGGCTGCCCGCCGTGGCCGAGGACTTCCCCGCCCCGGCCGCCGGACGCGCCGATCCGGGCCTGCTGTCCCGCCTGCGCAACCGCACCGGTCTGCTACCCGACCGCGGCGCCTGCCGCCACCTCGATGGAGCCGCCCGCCTCGCCGCCTACGTCCTGCGCGCCTTCACCGACGACGTCGACCACCACCTCACCCACGGCCCCTGCCCCGCAGTCCACCAGTCGCCCCGCATCCCCGTACCAGCCGCAACACCCCCGGAGACATGGCGATGA
- a CDS encoding serine protease, producing MPGIGGPAGLPAQVLGTTANVVANPQTARVGALFGADRADDLSGGHFCTASVVDSPHGDLIVTAAHCVSDTGTDLVFVPGYRDGKAPYGVWKVGQRYLPDGWAEDQDEDSDLAFATVDDVDDRAIEDVVGGNRFTVGTATGATAVTVIGYPSSREAPISCTNKPTSHSSTQQRIDCPAFTSGTSGSPWINGDGQVVGVLGGHDEGGLTDDVSYSVTLGSQAAALYKDAISDP from the coding sequence ATGCCGGGCATCGGGGGGCCGGCGGGACTTCCGGCACAGGTCCTGGGGACCACCGCCAACGTCGTCGCCAATCCGCAGACGGCGCGGGTTGGCGCGCTGTTCGGCGCGGACCGGGCCGACGACCTGTCCGGCGGGCACTTCTGCACGGCCTCGGTCGTGGACAGCCCCCATGGCGACCTCATCGTCACCGCCGCGCACTGCGTGAGCGACACCGGTACCGACCTGGTGTTCGTGCCGGGCTACCGGGACGGGAAGGCGCCGTACGGGGTGTGGAAGGTGGGGCAGCGCTATCTGCCCGACGGATGGGCCGAGGACCAGGACGAGGACAGCGACCTGGCCTTCGCCACCGTCGACGACGTGGACGACAGGGCGATCGAGGACGTGGTGGGAGGCAACCGGTTCACGGTCGGCACGGCCACCGGCGCCACCGCGGTGACCGTCATCGGCTACCCCAGCTCCCGCGAGGCTCCCATCAGCTGCACCAACAAGCCGACCTCACACAGCAGCACCCAGCAGCGCATCGACTGCCCCGCCTTCACCAGCGGTACCAGCGGCAGCCCCTGGATCAACGGCGACGGCCAGGTCGTCGGCGTCCTCGGCGGCCATGACGAGGGCGGCTTGACCGACGACGTGTCCTACAGCGTGACACTGGGCAGCCAGGCGGCCGCACTGTACAAGGATGCGATCAGCGATCCGTGA
- a CDS encoding thioesterase II family protein, with product MTAPFPATVPPGPATRRNPWLTGRPLAQPPERHLYCFPHSGGLPGEYVRWGQELPGTQVYGICLPGRGSRAAEPPLTDLPTVVRELLDATEFIPPYDLFGHSLGALVAYEVTRELVARGRPLPERLIVSAFPAPHRPRQTTQVSDKTDAELVTALDERYGGIPPQIAADADLMALLLPVFRADLTLLDNHRHQEGKPLPVPLDVLGGDTDVVTAEALAQWKDHSTQSVRVRRFPGGHFYFRDDPAPLLSVLARRA from the coding sequence ATGACCGCCCCCTTCCCGGCCACCGTGCCGCCCGGCCCGGCCACCCGCCGCAACCCCTGGCTGACCGGCCGCCCCCTGGCCCAGCCCCCAGAGCGCCACCTGTACTGCTTCCCCCACTCCGGCGGACTCCCCGGCGAGTATGTCCGCTGGGGACAGGAGTTGCCCGGCACCCAGGTGTACGGCATCTGCCTCCCAGGACGCGGCAGCCGCGCCGCCGAACCGCCGTTGACCGACCTGCCCACGGTGGTGCGAGAGCTGCTGGACGCCACGGAGTTCATACCGCCCTACGATCTCTTCGGACACAGCCTCGGCGCGCTGGTCGCCTACGAAGTAACACGGGAACTGGTCGCCCGGGGCCGTCCGCTGCCCGAACGGCTCATCGTGTCGGCGTTCCCCGCACCGCACCGACCGCGCCAAACGACACAGGTGTCCGACAAAACGGATGCTGAACTGGTCACGGCCCTCGACGAACGCTACGGGGGCATCCCACCGCAGATCGCTGCGGACGCCGATCTGATGGCCCTGCTCCTCCCGGTGTTCCGCGCGGACCTCACCCTGCTCGACAACCACCGCCACCAGGAGGGCAAGCCGCTCCCGGTACCCCTCGACGTTCTCGGCGGTGACACCGACGTCGTCACCGCCGAAGCCCTCGCGCAGTGGAAAGATCACAGCACCCAGTCCGTACGGGTGCGCCGGTTCCCTGGCGGTCACTTCTACTTCCGCGACGATCCGGCACCGCTTCTGAGCGTCCTCGCCCGCCGGGCCTGA
- a CDS encoding pyridoxamine 5'-phosphate oxidase family protein — protein sequence MRAHLGDQLVIESPTTGAARRDGEIVGLHHEDGTPPYDVRWSDTDEVTLVFPGPDAHVRHLEPKEPRTTSESQPDAGEEQIVSAVAPPTGEANPGDVGRRVAVERRRRGLSREETAGRARMSPGYLAYLEERPADPTLATLIRLADALGTSVTDLRGGGIDLPPGQGHALLHPRLRDLSPEECRALLSTHGVGRVAVSDSDGRPAVVPVNYEVVDDAIAFRTAPGSVTAAAAGKEVAFEVDHVDEALSEGWSVLAVGPASVVTEPDAVRRLTRHAHTAPWAGGEREMWVSIRSTNLTGRRITPAGQ from the coding sequence ATGCGAGCTCACCTCGGCGACCAGCTCGTCATCGAAAGTCCGACGACCGGCGCCGCCAGGCGCGACGGCGAGATCGTCGGCCTGCACCACGAGGACGGAACACCTCCCTACGACGTGCGCTGGTCGGACACGGACGAGGTCACCCTCGTGTTCCCCGGGCCCGACGCACACGTCCGCCACCTTGAGCCCAAAGAGCCCCGGACCACGAGCGAGTCACAGCCGGACGCGGGCGAGGAGCAGATCGTGTCCGCAGTCGCCCCGCCGACCGGGGAGGCCAACCCCGGCGACGTAGGCCGGCGTGTGGCCGTCGAGCGCCGCAGACGGGGGCTCAGCAGGGAGGAAACAGCCGGCCGCGCCCGGATGTCGCCCGGCTACCTCGCATACCTGGAGGAACGGCCTGCGGACCCGACCCTGGCGACTCTCATCAGACTGGCTGACGCACTGGGCACTTCGGTCACCGACCTGCGCGGCGGCGGCATCGACCTCCCGCCCGGCCAGGGACACGCGCTGCTCCACCCTCGGCTGCGGGATCTCAGCCCGGAGGAATGCCGCGCCCTGCTCTCGACACACGGCGTGGGGCGCGTCGCGGTGTCGGACTCCGACGGCCGACCGGCGGTCGTCCCGGTCAATTACGAGGTCGTCGACGACGCGATCGCCTTCCGGACCGCGCCCGGCTCCGTGACCGCAGCGGCCGCGGGCAAGGAGGTCGCCTTCGAGGTCGACCATGTGGACGAGGCCTTGAGCGAGGGCTGGAGCGTGCTCGCCGTCGGCCCCGCGAGCGTCGTGACGGAACCCGACGCGGTACGCAGGCTCACCCGACATGCCCATACCGCGCCGTGGGCGGGTGGTGAGCGCGAGATGTGGGTGTCGATCCGGTCCACGAACCTCACGGGCCGTCGGATCACTCCGGCCGGACAGTAG
- a CDS encoding universal stress protein: MELPLVVGVDGSDSSLLAVDWAVDEAARHGLPLRLVHASLWERYEALQPSFGTGRTAEEVMAQHIIASCVERAQLRNPEVKASGEILADDAVSALLRAGPEAFALVTGVRGRGEIAGLLLGSVSLAVAARAVCPVVVVRGAERNRQGALGRVVVGIGDPSGSAGVVRFAVREAEARGCDLSAVRAWRTPAGEPVDHMLIADDAARLREERASAWLDEALRDAVREHPQVHVLRRVVEGPAHRVLLDTTAEADLIVVGALRRHGRFGLQLGRVAHALLHHSECPVAVVPQPV; the protein is encoded by the coding sequence ATGGAACTCCCGCTGGTCGTGGGCGTCGACGGATCGGACTCCAGTCTGCTGGCGGTCGACTGGGCGGTGGACGAGGCGGCCCGTCACGGGCTGCCGCTGCGCCTGGTCCATGCCTCCCTGTGGGAGCGCTATGAGGCGCTCCAGCCTTCCTTCGGCACCGGCCGCACCGCCGAGGAGGTCATGGCGCAGCACATCATCGCCTCCTGTGTGGAACGTGCCCAGCTGCGCAACCCCGAGGTCAAGGCGTCGGGCGAGATACTGGCCGATGACGCCGTCTCCGCGCTGCTGCGGGCGGGACCCGAGGCGTTCGCCTTGGTCACCGGCGTTCGTGGACGTGGTGAGATCGCCGGACTGCTGCTGGGTTCCGTCAGCCTCGCGGTGGCGGCCCGCGCCGTGTGCCCGGTCGTCGTGGTCCGTGGCGCGGAGCGCAACCGCCAGGGGGCGCTCGGCCGGGTCGTGGTGGGGATCGGGGATCCGAGCGGCAGCGCGGGCGTCGTACGGTTCGCCGTGCGCGAGGCCGAGGCACGTGGGTGTGACCTGAGCGCCGTACGGGCCTGGCGCACCCCGGCCGGCGAGCCCGTGGACCACATGCTGATCGCCGATGACGCCGCCCGGCTGCGCGAGGAGCGGGCCTCGGCCTGGCTCGACGAGGCACTGCGCGACGCCGTACGGGAGCACCCCCAGGTCCATGTCCTTCGCCGGGTGGTCGAGGGCCCCGCCCACCGGGTCCTGCTGGACACGACGGCCGAGGCCGACCTGATCGTCGTCGGTGCTCTTCGCCGGCACGGTCGCTTCGGTCTGCAGCTCGGCAGAGTCGCCCATGCCCTGCTTCACCACTCGGAATGCCCGGTCGCCGTCGTTCCCCAGCCGGTCTGA
- a CDS encoding glycoside hydrolase family 65 protein gives MSEWTWEWTGYDPAAERLRESLCTLGNGYFATRGALPECRAGLMHYPGTYAAGCYNRLESTVAGRNVVNEDLVNLPNWLLLRFRLRRAEGDWGPWFSPHTHTLLDHRHTLDLRRATLTRTFRHGNDVTGVLGVEQTCLVHMGDPHLAALRTLFTAEDWAGEIEIESCLDGEVINGNVHRYRALNRHHVTHVRTGTHETHTVWLSCRTSTSDTTVALAARTTVVADRAPASSELRPARHRAVHRLVVPIAPGRPVAVEKTIALHTSRDTAISDPLGAAIDRVSTAADFPSLLDSHASAWERLWRRTDIQVPGEAGRILRFHLFHVLQTLSPHTADLDVGVPARGLHGEAYRGHVFWDELFVLPYLNLHFPNVSRALLDYRYRRLPRACRAARAAGRTGAMYPWQSGSDGREESQEWHLNPASGRWLPDRSRLQHHVGSAIAYNVWRYCEATGDTEYLHTKGAEMLLQISRFWADLADFDPGLGRYRIRGVVGPDEYHDGYPGGDRPGLDDNAYTNVAAAWVLTRTLELLRRLPAWRREELLQRTGLNAAELPEWEEISRRLRVPFHQGVISQFEGYDDLAELDWTAYRKRYGSIRRLDRILEAEGDTVNRYKASKQADVLMLGYLFSPAELRDLFQRLGYDLDDDVWRRTVDYYLRRTSHGSTLSELVHGLVLARARRAEAWQYVREALEADIADIQGGTTGEGIHLGAMAGTLDLVQRGLTGLETREDALWLDPVPLPALSEYGFTLHYRGHWGIGMRRRSGQLDIAVPDSEESPIRVVLADRAVTIAPGETCTLTLPET, from the coding sequence ATGTCGGAGTGGACTTGGGAGTGGACGGGCTACGACCCCGCTGCCGAGCGGCTGCGTGAATCGCTCTGCACGCTCGGCAACGGCTACTTCGCCACGCGGGGCGCGCTGCCGGAGTGCCGGGCCGGCCTGATGCACTACCCCGGCACCTACGCCGCCGGGTGTTACAACCGCCTGGAGTCGACCGTGGCAGGTCGGAATGTGGTGAACGAGGACCTGGTCAACCTGCCGAACTGGCTGCTGCTCCGCTTCCGTCTGCGCCGCGCAGAGGGCGACTGGGGCCCGTGGTTCTCCCCCCACACGCACACCCTCCTGGACCACCGGCACACCCTGGATCTGCGCCGCGCCACGCTCACCCGGACCTTCCGCCACGGCAACGACGTGACGGGCGTACTCGGCGTCGAGCAGACCTGTCTGGTGCACATGGGGGATCCCCACCTGGCTGCGCTGCGGACGCTCTTCACGGCCGAGGACTGGGCGGGGGAGATCGAGATCGAGAGCTGCCTGGACGGCGAAGTGATCAACGGCAACGTGCACCGTTACCGCGCCCTCAACCGCCACCACGTAACGCATGTGCGAACCGGGACGCATGAGACACACACGGTCTGGCTCAGCTGCCGGACCAGCACATCCGACACCACTGTCGCCCTGGCCGCCCGGACGACTGTCGTCGCCGACCGGGCTCCGGCCTCCTCGGAACTTCGTCCGGCCCGCCACCGTGCCGTCCACCGCCTGGTCGTCCCGATCGCGCCCGGCCGACCCGTCGCCGTGGAGAAGACCATCGCACTGCACACCTCACGGGACACGGCGATCAGCGACCCGCTCGGCGCAGCGATCGACCGCGTGTCCACAGCGGCGGACTTCCCGAGCCTGCTGGACTCCCACGCCTCCGCATGGGAACGGCTGTGGCGACGCACCGACATCCAGGTGCCGGGCGAGGCCGGCCGTATCCTGCGCTTCCACCTCTTCCACGTTCTGCAGACGCTGTCCCCGCACACCGCGGACCTCGACGTGGGCGTGCCCGCACGGGGGCTGCACGGCGAGGCGTACCGGGGTCATGTCTTCTGGGACGAGCTCTTCGTCCTGCCGTATCTCAATCTGCACTTCCCGAACGTCTCCCGAGCGCTGCTCGACTACCGCTACCGGCGTCTCCCGCGTGCTTGCAGAGCGGCGAGAGCAGCCGGCCGGACCGGGGCGATGTATCCGTGGCAGAGCGGCAGCGATGGCCGCGAGGAGTCCCAGGAGTGGCATCTCAATCCCGCCTCGGGCCGCTGGCTGCCGGATCGCTCCCGCCTCCAACACCATGTGGGCTCGGCGATCGCCTACAACGTGTGGCGGTACTGCGAAGCCACCGGCGACACGGAGTACCTGCACACCAAGGGCGCGGAGATGCTGCTCCAGATATCCCGCTTCTGGGCGGACCTCGCCGACTTCGACCCCGGCCTGGGCCGCTACCGGATCCGCGGTGTCGTGGGTCCCGACGAGTACCACGACGGCTATCCCGGCGGCGATCGTCCCGGGCTGGACGACAACGCATACACGAACGTCGCCGCCGCCTGGGTCCTTACCCGCACCCTGGAACTCCTGCGGCGCCTTCCTGCTTGGCGCCGTGAAGAACTGCTCCAACGAACCGGTCTGAACGCCGCCGAACTGCCCGAGTGGGAGGAGATCTCCCGTCGGTTGCGGGTACCGTTCCACCAGGGCGTCATCAGCCAGTTCGAGGGCTATGACGACCTCGCCGAACTCGACTGGACCGCCTACCGGAAGCGCTACGGCAGCATCCGCCGCCTGGACCGGATCCTCGAGGCCGAGGGCGACACGGTCAACCGCTACAAGGCGTCCAAGCAGGCCGATGTCCTGATGCTCGGCTACCTGTTCTCCCCCGCTGAGCTGCGGGATCTGTTCCAGCGTCTCGGGTACGACCTGGACGACGACGTGTGGCGCAGGACCGTGGACTACTACCTGCGACGTACCAGTCACGGCTCCACCCTCAGCGAGCTCGTGCACGGCCTGGTCCTCGCCAGAGCAAGACGGGCGGAGGCATGGCAGTACGTTCGTGAGGCCCTGGAGGCCGATATCGCCGACATCCAGGGCGGCACGACCGGCGAGGGCATCCACCTGGGGGCCATGGCCGGGACCCTCGACCTCGTCCAGCGCGGGCTGACGGGACTGGAGACACGCGAGGACGCCCTGTGGCTGGACCCGGTCCCTCTTCCGGCGCTCTCCGAGTACGGCTTCACACTGCACTATCGCGGTCACTGGGGCATCGGCATGCGGCGCCGGAGCGGGCAGCTGGACATCGCCGTACCCGACTCGGAGGAATCGCCGATCCGTGTCGTGCTGGCCGACCGCGCGGTGACCATCGCTCCAGGGGAGACCTGCACGCTGACGCTACCGGAGACCTGA
- a CDS encoding ferredoxin, protein MTSTRSLRINRITCTGQGLCAELLPELIDLDEWGYPILKDRAVPDQLRTHARRAVAACPRLALHTDRRQP, encoded by the coding sequence ATGACCAGCACTCGAAGCCTGCGCATCAACCGCATCACCTGCACCGGGCAGGGCCTGTGCGCCGAACTCCTGCCCGAACTGATCGACCTCGACGAATGGGGCTACCCCATCCTGAAAGACCGAGCGGTACCCGACCAGCTGCGTACCCACGCCCGCCGAGCCGTCGCCGCCTGCCCCCGCCTGGCCCTCCACACCGACCGGCGCCAACCATGA
- a CDS encoding ferric reductase-like transmembrane domain-containing protein, translating into MTTLSLTGSPLWYASRASGTLALVLLTATVALGIAAGGRAPPRGIGRFEIGLLHRNLSLLTLAFLTMHVVTAVLDPFVHLEWAVAVVPFGASYRPLWLGLGTAALDLLLAVIVTSALRQRLGVRRWKAVHWLAYAAWPLALFHGVGTGTGTRLPLQLWLHAGCLGVVLAAVWWRLAKAGPMHVTRRLLAATAAIAVPVVLGAFLATGPLQPGWAQRATATTIVLGGGR; encoded by the coding sequence ATGACAACCCTGTCCCTCACGGGCAGCCCCCTCTGGTACGCCAGCCGCGCGAGCGGCACCCTCGCCCTGGTCCTGCTCACCGCCACCGTGGCACTCGGCATCGCCGCCGGCGGGCGCGCCCCACCCCGCGGCATCGGACGGTTCGAGATCGGCCTGCTGCACCGCAACCTGTCCCTGCTCACACTGGCGTTCCTCACCATGCACGTGGTGACGGCCGTACTCGACCCGTTCGTCCACCTGGAGTGGGCGGTGGCCGTGGTGCCGTTCGGTGCGTCTTACCGACCGCTCTGGCTCGGCCTGGGCACGGCCGCACTCGACCTGCTGCTCGCGGTGATCGTCACCAGCGCCCTGCGACAGCGCCTGGGCGTGCGCCGCTGGAAGGCTGTGCACTGGCTCGCGTACGCGGCCTGGCCACTCGCCCTCTTCCACGGCGTCGGCACCGGCACCGGCACCCGACTGCCGCTCCAGCTGTGGCTTCACGCCGGATGCCTCGGCGTGGTGCTGGCCGCCGTGTGGTGGCGGCTGGCCAAGGCCGGCCCGATGCACGTCACCAGGCGCCTGCTGGCCGCCACGGCCGCGATCGCCGTGCCGGTCGTACTCGGCGCGTTCCTCGCCACCGGCCCGTTGCAACCGGGCTGGGCCCAGCGCGCGACCGCCACGACGATCGTCCTGGGAGGTGGACGGTGA